ATCTGTCGGGATCGTTCGATAAGATCGTATCGGTGGGGATGTTTGAACACGTTGGGCAAAAAAATTATGCGGACTACTTTGATATCGCCCATCGTTTACTCGGCGATCAAGGAATCTTTCTGCTGCACACCATTGGCAGTTATGCAACGGTTAAAAAAACCGATGCTTGGATTGATCGCTATATATTTCCGAATGGACATTTGCCGTCTTTAGTGGAGCTATCGCAAGCATTAGAGCGCCGGTTCTTGGTCGAGGATTTGCATAACTTTGGGCATGATTACGATAAAACGCTGATGGCGTGGTTAAGTAATTTTGAGCGTGCTTGGCCGCTGTTACAAACCCAGTATTCCAAGCGTTTCTATCGGATGTGGCGGTATTATTTGTGCTGCTGCGCTGGATTTTTTCGCTCTGGCCAAGGGCAACTTTGGCAACTGGTGTTGACCAAGCGGTCTCGCGAGCAAACCTATCTGGGCTATCGGCCCAGTTTGTAATCCTTCATAATCCCAGTTATGGGAATGTCTACCGCTTCTGTATCGCTCATCGCCATCTTTTTTGGAGCAGGTCTTGGTGCGCTCTTGCGCGCCTTACTCAATGTTCTTACAGAATCATTTTCTTCCGTGATTCCAATGGGGACATTGATTGCAAATCTTCTTGGTGCATATTTGGTTGGTATTGCTCTGGCATATTTTATTGATCAACCATCGATTTCACCCCAATGGCGTCTCTTTATCATCACTGGGTTTCTGGGTGGTTTAACCACGTTCTCAAGTTTTTCTGCTGAAGTTGTGCAACTGATGCAGCGCGATCAGTTGTTGCTCGCTTTGGGCCTCGCATTCATGCATGTCTGCGGATCCTTATTGCTAACCTTTCTAGGGATTTGGAGTGTCAACGCACTTAAATAAATCCAAAAAATCCCAGGATTGCACCGAGGCCAATTAGATAAAGAGGGTGGCGTTTACTGAGTAAGACAAACAGAATGCTAAAGATGGTTAATGCATAGGCCGCCCAATTACCATTAATCCGAATAGCAATTTGCCAGGCAGATGCAAGCACTAAGCCAACCGCAAGGGCGCTTGCAGAGTACTCAATGGTTTTCTTCCACTGCAAATGCTGCAGTTTGGCGATCACCCGCTGTAAATAAAAAATCAAAATACACGACGGCCAACAAACAGCTAGAGTTGCCAAGAGGGCGCCCGCTAAGCCAAAGGCATTCCAGCCAATTAAGGTGACGGTCAGTAGGTTGGGGCCGGGCGCTGCCTGCGCAATTGCAAAATAATGAATGAATGTTTGCGGGTCAATCCAGCCCTCTTGATTAACCGAAATGTCATACAGAGTTGGGAGAAGGGCATTGACCCCGCCAAATGCAATTAATGAGAATAAGGACAGTTTGATAAACAGTCCTAAGAGGCCGATCATCATCGCGCTTTTCTCCAAGCGACTAGTAGCGCAAGTGGCAAGGTGATGGCGACGACCCAGCCAAGCGCTAATTGATAGATGGTGGCGATCACGATACTAATTGCAATTACTATCAGCATCGGTGGGTAACCCAATTCATCTTTGAGCATCTTAAATCCCGTAGCGGCGATTAAGCCAACGCCCACGGAAGAGATACCTCGCAAAATGCCCTGTACGCGCTCAAACTCTCCAAA
This DNA window, taken from Polynucleobacter sp. HIN5, encodes the following:
- a CDS encoding chromate transporter, coding for MMIGLLGLFIKLSLFSLIAFGGVNALLPTLYDISVNQEGWIDPQTFIHYFAIAQAAPGPNLLTVTLIGWNAFGLAGALLATLAVCWPSCILIFYLQRVIAKLQHLQWKKTIEYSASALAVGLVLASAWQIAIRINGNWAAYALTIFSILFVLLSKRHPLYLIGLGAILGFFGFI
- the crcB gene encoding fluoride efflux transporter CrcB — protein: MSTASVSLIAIFFGAGLGALLRALLNVLTESFSSVIPMGTLIANLLGAYLVGIALAYFIDQPSISPQWRLFIITGFLGGLTTFSSFSAEVVQLMQRDQLLLALGLAFMHVCGSLLLTFLGIWSVNALK